In Setaria italica strain Yugu1 chromosome IX, Setaria_italica_v2.0, whole genome shotgun sequence, the genomic stretch GGCAAATCGGGCTCAAGCCGAGCTGGCAAAAAGTCCCGAATGATTCGGGCCAAAAATCGTGACCAAGCCCGCCTCGAACAGCTTTCAGGCTAGGCTCGAGCCGTGCCGCTTGGTCTTTTTAGTtggaaaataaattaaaaaacaaTCTAGTTGGGTtgggtcattttagcttttataggtacataacttttgatatgcactttatatattatgtctaggtACATAACAAAAGATATGCAtgagaaaagctaaaacaaatagtaatttgggacgaagggagtaaaAAGttgttggtatttttttgaaaagttaaaTTACCGGTAATTTGATGGGCATGCAATGCTCTGATCTGAGGCTCTGATCCGTTGGTGATAAAACAACGATGAAGCAGCGTACGGGGCTCCCAGGTCAGTCTAAGTGGGAATTTTATGGACTTTAAATAAATTTCATACCACATCAATTTTGCTGATAAAGTCTTTgcgagaagaaaggaagaggagTTTTATTATACGTGAGCTCAACCGGCGCAGTTCGGTAACAATGGGCAATAGAACTGAGACTGTCTGGGCCCGTTACGGCGCCACCCTTCCTCTCCGTCTCCGTTCACACCTCAGAACCAGCAGCCAATAACTGAGCGGCGCGTGGCCACCGCCATGCTGACAGCTGAgccgccgcagccagccgccgtCGCGTCGGATATATCTCCACCTCCGCTCCCGCTGTGATGAGTAGAAGAGCGTAGAGGACTACAGCTGGGGCGCGTGTTGGTTGGGTTTGGGCTTCGGGGCGCGTGTGCGTTTCCCCGTTCGAGAAAAAGGCAGAGAATCCCAGCCGCCTGGCGTGGCCTTTCCAACTCCAAGGGGGGTTGGTGCTGCCTGCTGCGCCTACAGCTGCTGCCCGTTGCCATTCCTGTGAAGCCCAGCACGCCGGCCGGACCCGTGGTGAGATAAAGCGGAGgagccgcctcctcctcctactgGGGCTGTTCTTGATTCTTTGCAAGATTGGCCGCAATCATCGTCGCCATCATCACATCACGAGGCGAGCGAGCATGGGTATGTATGTGGAACCTGCAGAGAGCTGCTCCATTCATCTTTCTTGGGGTCGGGCTGGGTGAGGCGGCGCGGGGGGATTGATTGCGATTCCTTCCCCTTTCTTGGCGCATGGCGCCCTCGCTTTCTTTCCCTCCCATCCGGTTTTGGTCCGCGGGTTGTGCTCCCTATCTGGAATCCTTGCGGGCTCCAGACTTTTTGTTCCATCCATTTGGGTTCTTGGAAACATCGATAAGCTCgattgccttttttttctcttttcctttacTGATTCAGTGAGTTTAAGTATTTGATTGAGGCACCTGGCGCGGCAAACTGAATTCTTGAAATTGATGCTCGTCTTGGGGAACGGATTCCATTTTTAGCTGCTTTTCGTTCCCCGTACCTCAATCGACGTGTGAATGGGGGCGGCCGTACTTTTCTTAGAATTTCTGGTCTTTAGTCGCAGTTCGATTGGAATTTTGAGCGGGTGTTTTTCATGTTGTAGCTGCATTCGCAGATGGGGACTCGTCCTCTTCTTCTTGGGATAGTGACGATGAGTACCAGAAGTTCATAAAAAAGATGAACCCTCCAAGGTGCTAACCAGTTCATCACCATTTCTGATGGAAAGGAAATTCCACCTGTAGTACTAATCTTATCACCGTGAGAAGTGTATTTGCTGAATTTTTACTAACCGGACTATTCATAATTTTCCCCCGAATTCAGGGTCACGATTGACAACACGTCATGTGCAAATGCTACAATTATTCATGTAAGTCCTCGAAAATCAAGGGATTGTTACTAAATGTTATTCTTGTTTGTTGCTGAATATAATATAAAGCGGTTTTTGTTTGAATGGCACAGGTGGACAGCGCCAACAAGTATGGGATACTGTTGGAGGTTGTGCAGGTTCTCACTGACCTTAAGCTCATTGTCAAGAAAGCCTACATATCCTCTGACGGGGGATGGTTCATGGATGGTAGAACAAGAACTACACAATGGTTCCTTTGAATTCCTCCCGTCAAAATGGTGTCGGAATTTCTAACTTGTTCAGTTTGTTCTTTCAGTGTTCAATGTGACGAATCAAAGTGGGCAGAAGATAATGGATGAATCTGTGCTTCAAGGGATAAAAGATTACATTTACAAGGTAATGGTTGCTTGCCATCATTGTTTGGCTATATTCCTGTTGTCTTCAGTTTGCTTAATCTGCCAATCTTTCATGCAGTCTATTGCACCTGGTTCTTGCTTTCTTCCTTCACGGAGGAGGGCCATTGGAGTCGAGCCTTCCTCCGACTACACCTTGATAGAGCTAACTGGGACTGACAGACCCGGTCTTCTCTCTGAAGTGAGCGCTGTGCTCACAAATCTGGACTGTAACGTGGTTAATGCTGAGGTGTGGACACATAATGAAAGAGCAGCAGCAGTCATCCAGGTCACTGATAGGAAGTCTGGATTAGCAATTTCGGATGCAGATAGGCTTGGCAGAATCAAGGAGTGGCTTCGCAATGTGTTCAAGGGGAGGAGTAGAGATGCCAAGACAACAGTTGCAATGGGGATAACCCACACAGAGCGACGGCTGCACCAAATGATGCTTGAGGATAGAGATTATGAAAGGTATGACAAGGATAGGGCGAATGCCAACCCCATGCCCATGGTCTCGGTTGTTAATTGGCTTCAGAAAGATTATTCTGTGGTGACAATGCGGTGCAAGGATCGACCAAAGCTTCTCTTCGACACAGTTTGCACGCTAACAGATATGCAATACGTGGTTTACCATGGGAGTGTGGATACTGAGGGCCCTGAAGCGTACCAGGTACCTCACCATGAAATTTCAGCTCCTAATTCCTATTGCCAAACATAGCCGTGTAAACTTTTGTTTGCTATAACACCATATGGTTCAACAGGAATATTATATAAGGCACATTGATGGATCACCTGTCAATTCAGAGGCCGAGAGAAAACGAATCATCCAATGCCTTGAAGCAGCTATAGAACGGAGAGTATCCGAGGTAATTGGGAATATTGGCACTTGCGtgattattttccttttcttttcgctGTTTGCTTTACTTCCATAAGGACACTGATTCTACTTCTGCATTTAGTTGTTAAGATAGGGACTTGAATGGTGTGATGCATTGCTGTAGGAGGTAAAATTGTGGTTGGAGTGTTGGCGTTTTGTATTGCCTTGCACACTTTATTGTTGAGTCACAGTCAATGTTTGGGTCCTTTTCTTCTTGATGGAGCACATGCTGTTTTTCTCCAATGTACAGTGTGTTGTTCTCAATTAACTCATCCGTGCTTACAGTTCTTTTCCTACTGTTATGCTCTTTAATGTAAGTACAATAATAAATTGAAGTTAGGTATCAGATCACATGATGAACTACTGACTACATGTTTTTTTCCAGCAGTTTATTTAGTAGAAAATTAATCAGTAACTGTGTAACCCATGCAGGGCCTGAAGTTAGAGTTGTCAACAGGCGACAGAGTGGGTCTGTTGTCAGATGTGACACGCATTTTCCGTGAGAATGGTTTGACAGTCACAAGAGCAGAAGTTGCAACAAGGGGTAACAAGGCCATCAACACTTTCTATGTTCGTGACACAGCAGGGAGCTCGGTCGAGCTGAAGACGCTTGAAGCCATACGGCAGGAGATAGGCCAGACTGTGCTTCAAGTAAAAGGGCACCCTGAGCACCCGAAGTCACCGGCGCAAGAGTCGCCTACTAGGTTTCTCTTCAGCAGCCTCTTCAGACCAAGATCACTCTGAAAGACTAAAAACTTGGTTTGAAGTCTGAGCAGCCCAACAGTTGTGAATACAGTATGTTCTGTAGCAGTGTCCACCATTGTACATATTTCCTGATCCTTAGTGTAGTTAGAGCTGTAAATACCTCCAGTCCTGTTGACATGGTTGCACCCGATTGCAAGTACCATGATTCAGATTGCTGTAACTACTGTCCTTTGCCATCTCTAGCAGCAGTCCAAATGTCTTCCAATCCCGTGCACTACGCAGCTGCTGCTGATCTTCAGGCTTTGCGTGCCAATCTGTCATTGTTGAATGCTGATTCATAGGAGCCTAAGCCCGGTTACGCCATGGTGCCATCAGATTGACAGTGAAGGGAGATGTGTGGTGGGTGTCAGCGGCATTGCGCCTTGGGGATATTCAGAGGGTGCGGTGGAGAAGTGTGAtacgacgccgccggcggcataCTTGTCCAAGGAATCAGGCCGACGGCGACCCGATTGTCATTTGTGCCGGGCGCACATGTTGAAAATGGCTGCCAGCTCGGCGGGGGCCTACCATGGCTGCAACTTGGCGTTGGCGCTTGGAGCTTTGGAAGTGTGAGTGTCACTCTCACCCTGCACTTGTGACTGTGTGAGGGGGATGGATGGATCCTGGCCATAGAGGCAGGCAGAGTCGTCTAGGTATCTCCTCTTATGGTGCCAACTAGCTAAGGCTAGCCCGGGCAATTTTGGTAGGCATGCAACCTTTTGGCCTCAACCATGTTTCCTCGTTTTCTGCTATGCTGTATCTTTGCCTACCAGTACTAGCAACTTACCACCTGGTTTGCTAAAATTTCAAGGTCATTAGCAATTAAGTCCCACTAGGCATCGTGTCAATTTTCTTCGCTATGATTTGAGCTTCAACTACTTCATCCTGCTCTTACCAGCTCCAATTCATCTCTCTTCATAGTAGTTAGTAGCTCATAAAAATGCTGTTCTCCTGACTATCTGTAAACACACAGGTGATTTTGGAATAGGATGCATACCATTTTTGTGCTCAGAAATAAGGGAAATATGTAGTGTCTCGTGGTGTTTGGCATCATCTGTGTAACATATTGCTGCATATTGGTTTCTCAAATCTTATCTAATGAAATATCTTTATCATTTATGAATGTTTGGAAGATTTGATTTTTAGGATCTTGCACTGTAGTACCACCAGAATCTCTCATAACGCCGAGAGGCCCTACAGGCAGGGCCACTGTACCCAGCTAAGTCCTTGCCTGTCAGATATTTCTGGCGTCAGGTAAATATAAGTTGTGGAATTCATCTTGCTGCCCTGGTCTATGGTTTTACAGCACTTTGAGCATGGTTTCACATTCATGTCACGTGCATGTCGGTGTTTACTCATCCCGGTTAAAGTACATCTGAAGCAACTAATTGCCATCACCCACAACCCCAATCATCTCTGAAAGCGTGAGCTGTGATCATCTGCAGAGTTGCAGAACTGCAGCAACTTTTCAGTGAGACCTCATATCTTGCCACTGCCAGGGGCACAGAGAACTGCCAATCATCGCTGGGCAATGCCTGGGTATGAGCTGGAACAGATCTGGTGCTGCTGCAtgctggagctggaggaggatcCCAACTCTTCAAGATCTGTGTGCATCAATAACTGATTATCGGTTAGTTGAAAGATTAAGCAAGCTCATAATTTCAATAATATAATCTGCCATGCGTGTTCAGTTAGTTGAAAGATTAAGCAAGCTCATAATTTCAATAATATAATCTGCCATGCGTGTTCAGTTAGTTGAAAGATTAAGCAAGCTTCACCATGTGACACATCTTTTCTGTCATGCAAGTGAAGAGCTAGTCTTTTCATATAGTTGGTGACTGCAAAACTTAACCAGAAAGGGTTGGTGGGCATACACCTATCTTTAGggactgcagcagcagcagctgaaaCCAAGTGGATTCCAACAAACAAGTTGGAGCCTATCAGGTTCAGGGGGCAGCAATGTGTTGTATCCCATAACTCCTGTACTATATGTAGGGCAATTACAGCTTCACAGTGCCCATCTATGCAGGGCACAAAGCCCTCTTCTGCCACAATGGCTGCAAGGACCTTTTCTGGTGGGCACTAGGCACATGTCGCACAGTCTTAGAATGTGTGTTTCTGTACAATCACTGcatgttttttatttgatatAATTGTGTTTCACTGTTTCTAGATATGGAGTTGGAATCCAAATCTTTACTCTGCTGTATATCCTCATCTAGTCCTAGACTGAGGCGATTGTGCGTTGACAATGGCACCATTGTGGCCACCTTTTTCCAAAAAAGCTGGTTCCACTCATTGGTTAAATGGTTGGAGCTTACGTTGCCAACACACTAACATGAGCATAAAATGGAAAGTTTCCTTTTGGACAGCTAGTGGTGATGATAATTGATCATCCTCATGGAAGAAGCATTTTGTGAATATTTTCAAGACATGCAGTTAGTTGCCATTTGTGGAGAGAAATAAAGTTGAATAAGAGTTGTAACCAGCTCTCTGTCTTGATGTGCCTTTAATTTGTAGCATTTCCTGGTAAAGGCGTAATTCTAGAGAGGGATAGACTTACGCAACTCAAACCTATGATGTGGCGCAAGAGAAATTTTTACATTCAACAGTAGATGACTCACTAACAAAATATGTATTCCTTGCCCAACTGGTGTGATTAATAATGACTAACACCTTAGAAGAAAAGAACGAATAGAACTTTGTGGAAATCATTTGCGAGTAATTGTTAAATTACCGAGGAATTACATTGCCTGAATGCTAAATTTTTGTCGATCTCAAACCCATCAGGATCGGGAAAGAACTACAGGTTTCAGAGATAATGTTTTAGTTATCTAGGTCAATTAAACAATAGCAAGCTGAAATTCATCTCTAGTTGACAGTATTTGGCTGAATTCGGTCGGTCGAAGCAAATACATCCGAAAGCTAGTGATCTAGGCTGTTGAAACTATGGCGTGCATCAGTCAGAAAACAAATCTCCTGTCAAACATGGTTTCTGAATTCCATGGGATGCAACCAACACGAGCAGCTATTGTTATTGGATCCGACTAGACTTCACAATCCACgtgggggaaaaaaagaaaagggaaggcTGCTATCCTTCGTGCTGTTACAGGAGAACGACGTCTTAACAAAACGgaggagaaaaataaaaacagaaataaatgGAATATATTCTCTACAAAGTAGTGTAAACGCACATAAAATAATCTAAATAAAGATGGTAGTCGAAAAGCGATATGAGACTCAATTATGTAAAGAAAAGTGAACAAATTAAAGATGGACCCATGCATTTGAATAATTGACCGATTTCAACGGTTTGTCTATCAACTATTTACCACCTCTGGGTGATCTACATGTTGCTGTCTATCTCTATGCTCATCTAGCAGTCTAGCCTACATAAGCACTGAATTTTAATGTTCCTTAACATCGATCAGTCTTGTCCCTCTAGAGAGGCATGCATGGCCCTGGTTTCCTTTAGGACAGGTATGGTCTGATGAATAATCCGAGTGAAAGCTTTGTTGGCAATTGTGATAAAGCCGTTGAGATGCCCTTGTCGAACATCCCATGTTTCAGTACTGCGACCACACTCCAACTGGCTGCGATCGTTGCAACTGGTGCTCAACAACAGAGGTGCCGACAAAGAGAAGGACTACACAATCTCTCCACTATGCTATGCCAGGCAGTTAAGGACTTGCCTTTCTAAGAGGGAGGAAGTGATGAGGAGATATGGAAATTCACATTGCTTCTATAGTCACCCGTCACATTGCTTTGTATGGTCAATTCGAATGGCACCATTGCATGCTTTGATTCAGTTGTTATCCTGCGCTACATGTTTTGTAACATCTGTAATTGCTGCTATATAATGGTCAACATGATGTGAATCCATGTACTGTGTTGAAAACGCATAGGATGGGCCAAAATTATATATTACAGTGATTGGTGACTGGATAACTTTTTTTAGCAGCAGGAGACCCAACCTCTTGACCAACAACAAATTATCCGAATATCGGTTCCTCCAATCTTCTTCGAAATCGTACTCGATTCGATATGTCAGGATTTTGCTGGTAATATAAGGACTGAAGGTTCAATGCTAATTTCCAACTGACGGTAGACTGGAATTCAGGAGCTAGATTGAGCTGATCGCTGAtgagtctaaattttgtaggAACTGGGTTGATTGAACAAACTGAAGATACGGGAGTGGCATATTTCAACTTGAGTATACTCAAGTCTTTTGAATGGTAGGTTCAAGCAGCAATTGGGTTGAGAAACTGAAGTCTTTTTGCAAACACCAAGGACAACCTTCATGTTGCCGGTATGGTCACTTCAGTAGTGTCAGTTAGCAAGTTGTCTTTTGAATGGTCACTTCAAATGGCCAATGGTTTGTTTCAGTTCTTTCCTGGCGTCCATAACATACGTGATTGCTCCGACACAGTGGTCAGCGTGATTTGTGTATGCATATAATGAACGTGATTGATGGCTTAGATAACCTGAGTAGACGAGACAACGCCAGTCCTTGACTAACCCCTGATCTGTAACCGTAACCGTCCTCGACTAACCCTTGATCTGTGATCGATTCCTAGAGTCCCTTTCAAGACCGTAACCGTCGACTCGATATGTGTCTGGATTTTACTGGTTGAGGCTGCAGATTCAATACCAAACTTGCTACGACCGGATCTTGGAGTTCGTCGAAAATATGAAAGGGCATTCAAAAAAGCTTTTTTTGGGAAGAATCTTTAAAAGTCACTATTTTTAACATCAAAGGCAGGATGCTAGCATCCATGCTCGTCCGTGGCAACAAACAAACACGGAGACACCTGAAGCCGTCCACAGGTACGGAGCTGCCCTCCGTGTCGCATGATAGGCGTTTGGTtccctgcttatttttagcgcatcgagacaaatctattaagcctaattaatccatcattagtaaatatttactgtagcaacacattatcaaatcatggactaattaggcttaatagattcgtctcgccgtttaacctccact encodes the following:
- the LOC101763377 gene encoding ACT domain-containing protein ACR4 isoform X2; this encodes MDGDSSSSSWDSDDEYQKFIKKMNPPRVTIDNTSCANATIIHVDSANKYGILLEVVQVLTDLKLIVKKAYISSDGGWFMDVFNVTNQSGQKIMDESVLQGIKDYIYKSIAPGSCFLPSRRRAIGVEPSSDYTLIELTGTDRPGLLSEVSAVLTNLDCNVVNAEVWTHNERAAAVIQVTDRKSGLAISDADRLGRIKEWLRNVFKGRSRDAKTTVAMGITHTERRLHQMMLEDRDYERYDKDRANANPMPMVSVVNWLQKDYSVVTMRCKDRPKLLFDTVCTLTDMQYVVYHGSVDTEGPEAYQEYYIRHIDGSPVNSEAERKRIIQCLEAAIERRVSEGLKLELSTGDRVGLLSDVTRIFRENGLTVTRAEVATRGNKAINTFYVRDTAGSSVELKTLEAIRQEIGQTVLQVKGHPEHPKSPAQESPTRFLFSSLFRPRSL
- the LOC101763377 gene encoding ACT domain-containing protein ACR4 isoform X1, translated to MAAFADGDSSSSSWDSDDEYQKFIKKMNPPRVTIDNTSCANATIIHVDSANKYGILLEVVQVLTDLKLIVKKAYISSDGGWFMDVFNVTNQSGQKIMDESVLQGIKDYIYKSIAPGSCFLPSRRRAIGVEPSSDYTLIELTGTDRPGLLSEVSAVLTNLDCNVVNAEVWTHNERAAAVIQVTDRKSGLAISDADRLGRIKEWLRNVFKGRSRDAKTTVAMGITHTERRLHQMMLEDRDYERYDKDRANANPMPMVSVVNWLQKDYSVVTMRCKDRPKLLFDTVCTLTDMQYVVYHGSVDTEGPEAYQEYYIRHIDGSPVNSEAERKRIIQCLEAAIERRVSEGLKLELSTGDRVGLLSDVTRIFRENGLTVTRAEVATRGNKAINTFYVRDTAGSSVELKTLEAIRQEIGQTVLQVKGHPEHPKSPAQESPTRFLFSSLFRPRSL